From the genome of Halobacterium sp. R2-5:
GCTACGACCCCGCGCTCGTCGCCACCACGCCCCGGGACGTGCTCGCCGGCTCCGCGATGAACGGCTTCGACAAGGGCATCGAGACGCTGTACGCAGCGAACGCCACGCCCGTCACGGACGCCACCGCCGCCCGCGGCCTCGGCCTGTTCGCCGACGGCCTGCGCGAGCTCGGGCGCGGCGACGTGACTGTCGACACCCTCGAACCGGTCCTCGAGGGACTGCTCCTCGTCCAGTACGGTATCTCGCGGCCCGACGAGACCACGCTCTCGGTCATTCACGCGTTCGGTCACGGACTCACGGACGGCTACGCGGTCCAGCAGGGCGCCGCGCACGCCGTCGTCGCGCCCCACGTCCTCCGGCACCTGTTCGCGGAAGTGGACGGCCGCCGCGACCTGCTCGCGGACGCGCTCGGCGTCGGAACGGCGGACGACCCCGCGGAAGCCGTCGTCGAGGCGGTCGCGGACGTCCGGGACGCGCTGGGGCTGCCCGACTCCCTCGAAGACGTCGCAGGTCCCGAGCCCGACGACTTCCCCGCGGTCGCCGAGACCGTCGTCGAGGACGCGTTCGCGGCAAACGCCCCCCGCGGGCTCGACCTCACGACCGACGACGTCGAAGCCATCCTCCGGGCGGCGTACTGACCGCCGGGCTGCTCATGGGCGGCCGTCGCCCCCGCCTTTATCCTGCGTGCGCCGATACCTCAACGTATGCGAAGCTTCAAGGTCGGGAGCGCGTTCGGCATCCCGATAAAGCTCGACGTCACGTTCCTGCTGATTCTGCCCGTCTTCGCCTACCTCATCGGAACGCAGGTCGACGTCTGGATCGGGACGCTGAACGGCGCGCCCTTCTTCGCGAACCTCGACGCCGAGGCGCTCACCGCCGGCGACACCCAGTGGTACCTCGGTGCCGCCGCCGCAATCGGGCTGTTCGCCGCGGTCGTCCTCCACGAACTCGGGCACAGCGTCGTCGCGATACGCTACGGGTTCCCCATCGACTCCATCACGCTGTGGATTCTCGGCGGCATCGCGGCGCTCTCCGACCAGCCCGAGGAGTGGAGCCAGGAGTTCTGGATCGCCATCGCCGGCCCGGTCGTCAGTATCGCCGTCGGCGTGCTCTCGTACGGCGTCCTCCTCGCGCTGCCGGCGTCGCTGGACGCCGTCCGGTTCGTGTTCGGCTACCTCGCGCTGATGAACTTCGCGCTCGCCGCGTTCAACCTCCTGCCCGGCTTCCCGATGGACGGCGGTCGCGTCCTCCGCGCGCTGCTCGCCCGCACGCGGCCGTTCGCCCGCGCCACCCAGATCGCCGCCGAGGTCGGGAAGCTGTTCGCCGTCGTGCTCGGCATCCTCGGCATCCTCGGGTTCAACCTCATCCTCATCGCCATCGCCTTCTTCATCTACATCGGCGCGTCCAGCGAGGCCCAGCGCACCGTGATGAACGCCGCGTTCCAGGACGTCAGCGTCGCCGACATCATGACTCCCGAAGTCCACACCGTCGGCGCCACCGACTCCGTCGCGACGCTCATGGAGCGCATGCTCGACGAGCGCCACACCGGCTACCCCGTGATGCGCCAGGGCAGCGTCGTCGGCATGGTCACGCTCGACGACGCCCGCGACGTCAACGCCGTCGAGCGCGACGCCGTCCGCGTCGAGGACGTGATGTCCGACGACGTCTACTCCATCTCCCAGTCGAGCAACGCGATGGACGCTCTCGACGCCATGCAGGAGCACGGCGTCGGCCGCCTCGTCGTCCTCGACGACCGCGATGAGATGGTCGGTCTCGTCTCCCGCACGGACCTCATGACCGCCTTCGACATCATCCAGTCGACGGGCGTCAGCGAGAACCCCGACCTGCGCGCGAGCGGCCGGCAATCCGCTCGCTGACTACTCCAGTGCCCGTATCTCGACTGCCCCGTTCGCCGTCTCGACCGTCACGTCGTGCGTACCGTCACCGAGCGTTCCCGTGACGTCCGCGTCGTCCCCGCTCCGATTCTGTAGTTCCAGCCCGTCGATTTCCACGTAGTTCGTCTCCGTCTGCGCGGCCAGCGTCGCGTCGACGTCTGCCGACAGCGCCACCCCGACGTCGCCGTTCTCGCTGCGCACCAGTACGTCGCCGGGGAGCGGTGCCGGCACGTCCACGGCGACGTCACCGTTCGCGCTCGACACCGAGGAGACGGGGCCCGCGTCCCGGACCGTCACGTTCCCGTTCACCGAACGCGCCGCGGCCACTCCGGAGACGCCACGGACCTCGACGTCGCCGTTCTCCATCTGTACGGGCGCCACCGCGGCGGCCTCGGGGACGCGCAGGTCGAGATCGACGCTCACCCTGCTCGCGTCCCCGTCGACGTCCGCAGTCACTGCGATTTCGTCGCCGTCCTCGCTCACCGACACGGTCACGTCGTCGAGGCGGCGCTCCCCCGGCGCCGTCACCGTCGCGTCGACGCTCGCCTCCGGCTTATCGCGGCCGGTCACAGCCACGTCGCCGTTCTCGTTCTCGACGCGAATCCGCGCGCCGTCGGGCACGTCGAAGTACTGATCGCGGGTCTCCTGCACCGGGTCGCCGAACAGGCTCCCGGCGTCCGTACAGCCGGCCAGGGCGGTCGTCGTGCCGGCCGCGAGGCCGGCGAGGAGGGCTCTGCGCTCCATACCGGACGCCCGTGGCGAGCGTGTAAAGTCGTTGCCGTGGTGTGGCACGCGTTCAGCGTCTGCTGGGCGATTCTGGTGTGTGAAGAGGTCCAGGGGCGAGAATCGAACCGGAGCCAGAGGTTCCTGCTCGCTCCCGGTGGTCGCTGCGCGGGCGTGCCACTGGCAGAGCTCGCTCTCGCCTGCTGGACTTTACGCTCCTCACTTCGTTCGTCGCGAAAAGGTCCAGGGGCGAGAATCGAACCCGCGTCTCAGCCTCCACAAGGCTGAAGGATAGTCCACTACCCTACCCCGGACACTGCATCCGTCTCTAACCGACTGGAATTCAAATACGTTACGACACGCGACGATTCCCCGCCGCCCGACTCTATCTGAACGAGAATTCAGACCGCAACAGCTATCTGAACGCTCGTACAGATAGAGCGTATGGCTCAGACGTCCGACCGGCTGCGGCGGCTGCTCGCCGACGAACTCGGCGAGTGCTGCGACGGCGACGTCGAGCGGCGCCTCGGCGAACTCCGCGCGCTCGCCGACGACGCCTTCGACGACGACGCCCAGTCCGTGTTCGCGGTGCTCGGCAACGACACCCGCTACCGGCTCGCGCGCGTGCTCGCCGCCAGCGACGGCGAGCGCTGCGTCTGCGAGCTCGAACCGCTCGTCGCCGTCTCCGACAGCGCCGTCAGCCACGCGCTCTCGGACCTCGTCGACGCCGGGCTCGTCACCCGGCGGAAGGACGGCAACTGGCGGTACTACGACGCCACCGCGCTCGCCGACAACCTCTTCGCGGCCGCCAACCGCGGGGGCACCGATGAGTAACGCCCACGAGCACGGTCCGAACTGCGACTGCGAGGCCTGCGGCGACCCGCGCTCGATGGACTTCCTCGACAAGTACCTCACCGTCTGGATTTTCGGCGCGATGGCGGTCGGCGTCGGCCTCGGCTACGTCGCGCCGTCGGTCACGCGGCCCATCCAGGACCTCCACCTCGTGGAGATCGGGCTCGTCCTGATGATGTACCCGCCGCTCGCGAAGGCCGACTACTCGCAGCTCCGCGCCGTCTTCAGCAACTGGCGCGTGCTCGGACTGAGCCTCGTGCAGAACTGGCTCATCGGTCCGACGCTGATGTTCGCGCTCGCCGTCGTCTTCTTCGGCGGCGTCGTCCCCGGCCTCCCGGCGCGTCCCGAGTACTTCCTCGGGCTCGTGTTCATCGGGATGGCGCGCTGCATCGCGATGGTGCTCGTCTGGAACGAACTCGCGGAGGGCTCCACCGAGTACGTCACCGGGCTCGTCGCGTTCAACAGCCTCTTCCAGATTCTCACGTACGGCGTCTACGTCTGGTTCTTCGCCCTCTTCCTGCCGCCGCTGCTCGGCATGGAGACGCTGGTCGCGGGCATCTCGACGTTCGACGTCACCCCGACGCAGGTGTTCGAGGCCATCGTCGTCTTCCTCGGCATCCCGTTCGCGGCGGGCTTCCTCACGCGCTACGCCGGCACGCGGCTCCGCAGCGAGGAGTGGTACGAGGACGTGCTCGTCCCGAAAATCGACCCGCTGACGCTCGTCGCGCTGCTGTTCACCGTCGTCGTGATGTTCGCGACGCAGGGCGGCAACATCGTCGCCGCACCCGGCGACGTCCTCCTCATCGCGGTGCCGCTGACCGTCTACTTCGTCGTGATGTTCCTCGTGAGCTTCGGGATGGGGAAGGGCATCGGCGCGGACTACTCGACGACCACCGCTATCGGCTTCACCGCCGCGAGCAACAACTTCGAACTCGCGATCGCCGTCGCCGTCGCCGTCTTCGGCGTCGGCTCCGGCGTCGCGTTCGCCACCGTCGTCGGCCCGCTCATCGAGGTTCCGGTGCTGCTCGCGCTCGTGAACGTCGCGCTGTACTTCCAGCGGAAGTTCGACTGGACCGGCCACACCACCGGCAGCCTCGACACCCCGCCTACCGATGACTGAGCCACCGACGACCCTCGCGTTCGTCTGCGTGCAGAACGTCGTCGCACCGGCGGTGCGACGTGCTCTGCACGCCCCGCGAGAGGTGGTCGCGTGACCACCACTGTCGCGTTCGTCTGCGTGCAGAACGCCGGCCGCTCACAGATGGCGTACGCGTTCGCCGAGCGCGAGCGCGCGAACCGCGGACTCGAAGCCGAAATCGACCTCGTTACCGGTGGTACCGACCCCGCCGACCACGTCCACGAGGAAGTCGTGGACGCGATGGCCGACGCCGGCTTCGACCTCTCGGACCGCACGCCACGAGAGGTCACCTTCGAGGAGGTCCGGGACGCGGACTACGTGATCACGATGGGCTGTTCCGCGGAGGATGTCTGCCCCGCGGGCTGGGCGGGCGAGAACCGGGACTGGGACCTCGACGACCCGGACGGCAGGTCCCCCGAGGACGTCGCGCGGATTCGCGACGAGAGCCGGGAGCGCGTCGCCGACCTCTTCGACGAACTCGCCGCCTGAACGCGGACGATACGCTTTTCCACGGCAGCCGCCTACTGTCGGGTGACTGTGGCCGTCACGGACAAAATCTACGTGAAGAACCACCGGCAGATCGCGTCCCAGCTGGACACGCGCTTCCCGAAGAGCGCGTTCAGCGGCGCGACCCTGGACATCCTCTTCACGGGCGACCTCTCGGACCTCGACGAAGCCACCCGCGACAAAGTGCTGGACTTCTCGGAGGACTTCCTCGACTGCGGCTGCGACTCGAACCCCTACTGCGGGCACCCCGAACGGAAGTTCGTCGCGTACCTCCTCGACCTCCGCGCGCAGGGCTTGGACCCCGAGTCGATGGTCGACGTGATGACCGCCGACTACATGGTGTACGCCTACCCGGGCGACCTCTACTCGTTCCTCGACGACGCGGTCCGCACGCTCGAAGCCGTCGAGGACCTCGCCGAGGTGGACGGCCGCCGCGAGCAGGCCGAGCGCGCGAGCCGGGAGAAACGCGAGCTCACGCGGTAGCTACCCGAGCTGGTAGGGTTCGTCGTCGTCGCCGTCGAGCTCCTCGAGGTGGATGACCTCCTCGACGTCGCCGTCGGCCTCGATCTGCTCGCGGAGGTGGTCGATGTACTGCTTGTGTTCTTCGAGCTGGTCGCGGAGGTGCTCGGCCTCCAGTTCGAGGCGCTCGTGCTCGCGCACGAAGCTCTTCGACACCTCGACCTTCGGCGGGAACTCCTCGCCGTCGACAGCCTCGGGCTCGTTCTCGGGGACGACCCGGACCTGGCCGTCGTGGGCGACCAGCGAGTCGACGTAATTCCGGAACACCGCGGACAGCGAGAGGTCGCGCTCCTCGGCGATGTCCCGGAGCGCGTCGAACGTGTCCTCGTTCACGCGGAACGAGATGGTCTTGTTCTTGTTCCCCATTCGAGCGGAGATAAGAAAACGAGCCCTATAATTGTTTGTCAGACGGTCACGCGTCCGCCGGCACGTCCGCCTCTGTGTCGAAGTCCTCTAAGGCTTCGAGGAGCGCGCGGCGGTACGCGGAGACGTCCTCGCCGTACTCGGCGCGGGCGCGCTCGGCGTACTCGTTGCCTTCGTCGTCGAACGCGTCGAGGCGTTCGAGCGTGCGCTCGGCGGTCTCGACGACCCAGCGGTCCCGGGTCGCCTCGTCGACCTTCGTGATGGACTCCGGCCGCAGGGAGACGTTCACGGACCCGTCGTCGGTCTCGAAGGTCCGCGGCTTCCCGACCACGGCGACGTACTGTGGCGTCTCGGCGTCCCGGAGCGCGGACGCCGCGTCCGGCTGGTACTGGCCCGCGTACACGAAGAACGTCCCGGTGGGGTCGACGACGCGGCCCCGCCAGTACTCGGAATCCTCGCCGATGTCCTCGGTCTCGGTGAGCGTGCCGACGACGAACACGCGGTTCGCGCGCTCGCCGGTCGGCAGCAGCGCGTACAGCGGCGCGCGCTCGTCGTCGGACTCCTTGAACGTGAACTGGGCGTCGTTGAACTCGGCGGCGAAGGCGCGTCGCGCGACCTCGCGAGTGGGTGCGTTGCTCATTTCACATCGACCTCGCTTTGATGAGGACGGCTTCCGGGTCCGCGGGTTCGTCGAGCTGTTCGGTGTCGTTGGCGAGCACGTACCGGCCGAACGTCGGGCCGGTCACGCGGTAGTAGCTCCCGAGGACCGTCTCGCGCATCTCGTCGGCGACGACGGTCGTGTCGAGGGCGTCCTTGGCCATCTGCTTGGCCTCCTCGAGACCGATGCCGGTCAGCGCCTCGGTGGCTTCCTCGTCGAAGATGACCTCGTGGACGTCCCGGCCGTCGTCGAGCACGCCCTTGATGCGGAGGTCGAACTCGCCCTCCACCTCGCCGTGCTCGTTGCAGCGGCCGTTCTGGAGGACGCGCGTGCAGTCCTCCTCGGGGCAGCGCTTGATGAGCCCGCTCCCGGACTGGATGTCCACGAGCGCGCCCTCGACAACGTCTTCGTTGTCGCCGACGTCGAAGTCCTCGTCGACCTCCTGGATCGAGGTCGTGCGGTTGAGCTTCACGGAGTACCGGCCCTGGTACTCGTCGGTGACGACGTTCCCGAGGCGGTAGGTCTGACCCTCCTGGAGGTCCTGGAGGTCGGATTTGGCCCACTTCGTGAACTTGATCGTGCCGGTCGGGTCGCCGAGCAGGCCGACCTGCCCGACGGAGTCCGAGCGCGGCTCCCAGAGTTCGACGACCTTCGCAGTGAGGTCGACCCACTGCTCGGGTTCGTCGACGTCCTCCACCTGGACGGTCTCGTTGCCGCCGCCGCCCGCGAGGTCGTCGCGGTCGAGGCCGGCCTCGTCGAGGTAGTGGTTCTCGACCGAGCGCCGCGCCTCGTCGAGCGGGACTTTGTACTCGGAGACCAGTTTCTGTAGCCGTTCTTCTACGTCGTCGACGGTCGCGTCGACGTGCTCGGAGAACTCGTCGTGGATCTCCGTAGCGGTGTCTGAAAGGTCGCTCATGGTCGTATTCGTCTCCGCGTGTTTTCGGTGGGAGACGTATCGACGTTGGTTCGCTACGGTATTTAAATTGTCGCCACCGGGGTGAAAGTGGTCGCTGCGGCCTCCGCGAGCACCCCGAGGCCGAGCGCGAGCAGGGCCGCTCCGGACAGCACTCGGAGCGCTGTGGCGTGGTCGTCGAACAGCGACCGCGCCCGGCCCGCGGTCGCGCCGACGGCGCCGAGGTAGGCCGCGGTGAGCACGGCGTACGTCGCGCCGAGCACCGGCACGTTCGTGGCCGCGCCGCCGTCCACGAACTGCGGGAGAAAGGCGAGGAAGAACACCGCTACCTTCGGGTTCAGGACGTTCGTCGTCACGCCCGTGACGTACGGCCGCGACACTTCACTTTCACCGCCGAGACTGCCGCCGCCAGCGAGCGTCCGCGCGCCCAGCCAGCAGAGGTACGCGCCGCCACAGAGCTTCAGTGCGGCGAACGCCGCCGGCGACGCGGCCAGCAGCGCGGCCACGCCGACCGCCACGAGTCCCGTGTGGACGAGCACGCCCGTACTGACGCCGAGCGCCGCGAGCGCGCCCGCTCGCTGGCCGCCCGCCGCGCCCGCCGACAGCACCAGCACGGTGTCCGGGCCCGGCGCGAGCACGAGCGCGCCCGCAGCGAGCACGAACGCCGCGAACCCCGCGTCGAACACGTCTGCCCGGACGCGCCCCCGGACGGTAAGCCCCGCGGTCGGCACAATCCGGCCCCGCAGGCCTATAACGCGAGGCGTGCAAGCCCGAGTCGATGCACTGCTCGCCCGACGCGCGTTCCTCGACGCTCGCGACCGCCGGTGGTTCCACGTGGTGACCACTGCCGCTGTCCTGCTCGCAGGCGGTACGGGAACGCGGCTCTACCCGGCAAGCCGTAGCCACCGCCCGAAGCAGTTCCTCGCGCTCGGCGACGACGACCGCAGCCTCCTCCGCCGGACCGCCGACCGCGCCGGCTTCGCCGACGAGCTGTTCGTCGTCACCCGCGAGTCGTACGCCGACCGCGTCCGCGATATCGTTCCCGAGGCGTCCGTCCTCGTCGAGCCAGCGGGCCGCGACACCGGGCCGGCGCTCGCGTACGCCGCCAGCGACATTCGCGAGCGTTATCCCGACGCCGTCCTGCTCTGCCTGCCCAGCGACCACGTCGTCGGCGACGGGTTCCGCGCGACAGCCGAAACCGCCGCCGACGTGGCCGCGCGCACGGACGCGCTCGTCACGCTCGGCGTCGAACCCGACAGGCCCGCCACCGGCTACGGCTACATCCAGCCCGGCGACGACCGCGGCGACCACTACGAGGTCGCGCAGTTCCGCGAGAAACCCGACGAGGAAACCGCCGCGGAGCTCCTCGACGCGGGCTGTTTCTGGAACGCGGGGATGTTCGCGTGGGCGCCCGACGCGTTCCTCGCCGCCGCCCGCGACGGCCCGCTCGAACCACTCGTCGACGCACTCGAAACCGGGGGCGACGTCGACGGCGCGTTCGAGGAAACCGAGCCGGTGAGCGTCGACTACGCGGTCTTAGAGCGCGCGGCGGACGTCAGGGTCGTGCCCGCGGACTTCGAGTGGGACGACGTCGGCGCGTGGGACGCGCTGTTGCGGCTCGCCGACGGAGAGAACGCCACGCTCGGCGACTCCCTCGCAGTCGACGCCTCCGGGAACGTCCTCGCCAGCGACGACAAGCACGTCTCCGTGGTCGGCGCCGACGACCTCGTCGTCGCCGCCTTCGACGACCGCGTGCTCGTCGTCCCCACCGACGAGGCTCAGCGCGTCCGCGAAGTCGTCGCCGAACTCCGCGAGGACGAACTGTTCTGAGTTAGCTGTCGCCTTCTCGCACCTGGAGGTCGCCGTCGCTGGTCACGGAGACGAGCAGCGGCGCGTGGACGCCGCGGCCCCGCACCGCCGACCCCGCCGCGTCGCTGACGCGTTTCATCACTTCGGGCGCGGACAGCGACACCTTCACGTTCGCGTCGTCGCAGGCCGCGTACACCATGTCCGGCACGTCGTAGAGGTCCGCGCCGGCGTCGATTTCCACGCGCACGGGCGCCTGCAGCGCCGCCGCGAACGCCACCGTCTCGCGGGCCTTCGCGACGTTCTCGCGCGCGCTCGCCTCCACCTTCGAGATGTTCGCGCGCGAGGTCCCGAGCTGGTCGGCGATGTCGGCCTGGGCGGCGCCGCGCTCGCGGAGCGCCAGCACCTCCGCCTGCCGCCGCGTCAGCACGCTCTCGTCGGCGTCGAAGCCCGCGCTCGCCAGCACCTCGTCGGCGTCCGGAACCTCCCCGTCCATACGTCCGACGACGCCGGGGGAACGCAAAAACCCCGTGGACGACCCCCGAACGCTTTTACGCACCGGAAACGTTCTGCCACCAATGAATCGAGGGCCGGCCGCGGGCCGGGGTCGTCGGGCGTGACGATTCGCGTCGACGCGCTCGACGACGAACGCGGAATTCGTGTTCGCGACACTTCCGAAGGCGAAGCGGTAGCGCTCCGCACGGACCGCGAGCCGAACCCCGAACCCGCGAGCACGGAGGGGTTTACGATGCCCGTCGATGCCGCGTTCGCCATCGACGCGGGCGAACTCCACGCGCCGGTGATCACGACTGCGGTGTTCTGGCGGGACGGCGAGGTCGTCGATCGCGCGTCCCCCGACGACTCCCCGCAGCTACCCGCCGGAACGTACGAAATCGACTTCTCGCCGCCCGCCGCGAAGCTCTACGTGCGCGTCGAAGGCGGTGCGCCGACTGCCGAGTACACCGGCGACCACACCTACCTCGACTTCGGCGGTGCGAGCCGGGTTGTCGTCGGCGTGCGCTCGTTCCACGAGACGCCAGCCGCCACGGTGACGACGACGGACGACCCGCGGGACTTGATGCGGGCGGTGTCGACGATGGGTTCGGCGCTGAAGACCCAGTCGCCGGACCGGTCGTGGCCGACGCTGCGGGGGCACCCGCCGGCCATCGAGCGCGGCGACGAACTCTCCATTCCCGAGGAAGTCAGTCCGCCGGAGACGGGCGTGACCGTCGAGGTGCCGCCGGAGTACGGCGCGATCTACACGGTGGCGCCGCTGGCGTACTACCTCGGCGCCACCGTCGAACCCGGTGGCCACCCGCGACTGGTCGCGGCCGGCGGGACGTACGAGTTCGACACCGCGGATCTCGCTGGCGACGTCCGGTCCGTGCTGGAGCACGTGTTCACCCTCGACTGCGTCGTGCGGACAGCGGGCATCTACCCGTTCGAAACCGCGGCGTCCGACGGGCTGGCGGAGCGCGTGACGTTGGACTACGAGCGGCTGTTCGAGCTGCCGCTGGACGACCGGACCGCCGAGTACCTCGAGATTCCGCGGTCGGCGACGGAGGGCTTGCTCGACTGGCACTACACCGCCGACGTGGCCGCGGCGCCGTCGTACGCGCCGGCGCTCCCGTACCTGCTGGACGAGATGGCGCTGGTACGGAGCCCGCCCCAGCGCGCTTCCGAGGTCGACCTGACGCCGTCACCGAACGCGCTGGAACCGCGGACCGACGACGCGCTCGCTCGGTCGGTCGCCAGTGCTACGGCGGACCCGCTCTCCGGGGTCGTTCCGGCGGACACCGGGACGCCCGGCCACGCGTGGGTCGCCGGCGACTTCTCCCCGAGCGCGGCGAACCCGACGGTGGGGTCGTTCCGGCGCGGCCTCGACTGGCCGCAGGGCGACGACCCACTGGACGTGCACGTCGTCTACAACGATGC
Proteins encoded in this window:
- a CDS encoding CopG family transcriptional regulator, translated to MGNKNKTISFRVNEDTFDALRDIAEERDLSLSAVFRNYVDSLVAHDGQVRVVPENEPEAVDGEEFPPKVEVSKSFVREHERLELEAEHLRDQLEEHKQYIDHLREQIEADGDVEEVIHLEELDGDDDEPYQLG
- a CDS encoding LysE family translocator; the protein is MFDAGFAAFVLAAGALVLAPGPDTVLVLSAGAAGGQRAGALAALGVSTGVLVHTGLVAVGVAALLAASPAAFAALKLCGGAYLCWLGARTLAGGGSLGGESEVSRPYVTGVTTNVLNPKVAVFFLAFLPQFVDGGAATNVPVLGATYAVLTAAYLGAVGATAGRARSLFDDHATALRVLSGAALLALGLGVLAEAAATTFTPVATI
- a CDS encoding DUF5814 domain-containing protein — its product is MAVTDKIYVKNHRQIASQLDTRFPKSAFSGATLDILFTGDLSDLDEATRDKVLDFSEDFLDCGCDSNPYCGHPERKFVAYLLDLRAQGLDPESMVDVMTADYMVYAYPGDLYSFLDDAVRTLEAVEDLAEVDGRREQAERASREKRELTR
- the arsB gene encoding ACR3 family arsenite efflux transporter, giving the protein MSNAHEHGPNCDCEACGDPRSMDFLDKYLTVWIFGAMAVGVGLGYVAPSVTRPIQDLHLVEIGLVLMMYPPLAKADYSQLRAVFSNWRVLGLSLVQNWLIGPTLMFALAVVFFGGVVPGLPARPEYFLGLVFIGMARCIAMVLVWNELAEGSTEYVTGLVAFNSLFQILTYGVYVWFFALFLPPLLGMETLVAGISTFDVTPTQVFEAIVVFLGIPFAAGFLTRYAGTRLRSEEWYEDVLVPKIDPLTLVALLFTVVVMFATQGGNIVAAPGDVLLIAVPLTVYFVVMFLVSFGMGKGIGADYSTTTAIGFTAASNNFELAIAVAVAVFGVGSGVAFATVVGPLIEVPVLLALVNVALYFQRKFDWTGHTTGSLDTPPTDD
- a CDS encoding sugar phosphate nucleotidyltransferase, yielding MVTTAAVLLAGGTGTRLYPASRSHRPKQFLALGDDDRSLLRRTADRAGFADELFVVTRESYADRVRDIVPEASVLVEPAGRDTGPALAYAASDIRERYPDAVLLCLPSDHVVGDGFRATAETAADVAARTDALVTLGVEPDRPATGYGYIQPGDDRGDHYEVAQFREKPDEETAAELLDAGCFWNAGMFAWAPDAFLAAARDGPLEPLVDALETGGDVDGAFEETEPVSVDYAVLERAADVRVVPADFEWDDVGAWDALLRLADGENATLGDSLAVDASGNVLASDDKHVSVVGADDLVVAAFDDRVLVVPTDEAQRVREVVAELREDELF
- a CDS encoding Tfx family DNA-binding protein, giving the protein MDGEVPDADEVLASAGFDADESVLTRRQAEVLALRERGAAQADIADQLGTSRANISKVEASARENVAKARETVAFAAALQAPVRVEIDAGADLYDVPDMVYAACDDANVKVSLSAPEVMKRVSDAAGSAVRGRGVHAPLLVSVTSDGDLQVREGDS
- a CDS encoding iron-containing alcohol dehydrogenase family protein, which produces MTGRSGDRVGAPFRFDYDSPVLRYGADCVADLADELDRQGFERALVVCGSTVGSTPAVMDPVRSGLGDKLADVFDGTTPEKRLSTALDARDAYREHDADVLVSLGGGSSLDVAKAVSVLAAGGHARDAAAQEFAETGTLSADGDLDPIVAVPTTLAGADLSVVAGLNAHPDSGLVDEAVSGGLSDRRLMPRAVCYDPALVATTPRDVLAGSAMNGFDKGIETLYAANATPVTDATAARGLGLFADGLRELGRGDVTVDTLEPVLEGLLLVQYGISRPDETTLSVIHAFGHGLTDGYAVQQGAAHAVVAPHVLRHLFAEVDGRRDLLADALGVGTADDPAEAVVEAVADVRDALGLPDSLEDVAGPEPDDFPAVAETVVEDAFAANAPRGLDLTTDDVEAILRAAY
- a CDS encoding DUF4097 family beta strand repeat-containing protein codes for the protein MERRALLAGLAAGTTTALAGCTDAGSLFGDPVQETRDQYFDVPDGARIRVENENGDVAVTGRDKPEASVDATVTAPGERRLDDVTVSVSEDGDEIAVTADVDGDASRVSVDLDLRVPEAAAVAPVQMENGDVEVRGVSGVAAARSVNGNVTVRDAGPVSSVSSANGDVAVDVPAPLPGDVLVRSENGDVGVALSADVDATLAAQTETNYVEIDGLELQNRSGDDADVTGTLGDGTHDVTVETANGAVEIRALE
- a CDS encoding metalloregulator ArsR/SmtB family transcription factor is translated as MAQTSDRLRRLLADELGECCDGDVERRLGELRALADDAFDDDAQSVFAVLGNDTRYRLARVLAASDGERCVCELEPLVAVSDSAVSHALSDLVDAGLVTRRKDGNWRYYDATALADNLFAAANRGGTDE
- a CDS encoding RPA family protein yields the protein MSNAPTREVARRAFAAEFNDAQFTFKESDDERAPLYALLPTGERANRVFVVGTLTETEDIGEDSEYWRGRVVDPTGTFFVYAGQYQPDAASALRDAETPQYVAVVGKPRTFETDDGSVNVSLRPESITKVDEATRDRWVVETAERTLERLDAFDDEGNEYAERARAEYGEDVSAYRRALLEALEDFDTEADVPADA
- a CDS encoding CBS domain-containing protein; the protein is MRSFKVGSAFGIPIKLDVTFLLILPVFAYLIGTQVDVWIGTLNGAPFFANLDAEALTAGDTQWYLGAAAAIGLFAAVVLHELGHSVVAIRYGFPIDSITLWILGGIAALSDQPEEWSQEFWIAIAGPVVSIAVGVLSYGVLLALPASLDAVRFVFGYLALMNFALAAFNLLPGFPMDGGRVLRALLARTRPFARATQIAAEVGKLFAVVLGILGILGFNLILIAIAFFIYIGASSEAQRTVMNAAFQDVSVADIMTPEVHTVGATDSVATLMERMLDERHTGYPVMRQGSVVGMVTLDDARDVNAVERDAVRVEDVMSDDVYSISQSSNAMDALDAMQEHGVGRLVVLDDRDEMVGLVSRTDLMTAFDIIQSTGVSENPDLRASGRQSAR
- a CDS encoding replication factor A (Replication protein A protects and stabilize the intermediate ssDNA that is generated by the unwinding action of a DNA helicase at the replication fork. In addition, SSBs prevent the formation of secondary structures by single-stranded template DNA.); amino-acid sequence: MSDLSDTATEIHDEFSEHVDATVDDVEERLQKLVSEYKVPLDEARRSVENHYLDEAGLDRDDLAGGGGNETVQVEDVDEPEQWVDLTAKVVELWEPRSDSVGQVGLLGDPTGTIKFTKWAKSDLQDLQEGQTYRLGNVVTDEYQGRYSVKLNRTTSIQEVDEDFDVGDNEDVVEGALVDIQSGSGLIKRCPEEDCTRVLQNGRCNEHGEVEGEFDLRIKGVLDDGRDVHEVIFDEEATEALTGIGLEEAKQMAKDALDTTVVADEMRETVLGSYYRVTGPTFGRYVLANDTEQLDEPADPEAVLIKARSM
- a CDS encoding low molecular weight phosphatase family protein, whose amino-acid sequence is MTTTVAFVCVQNAGRSQMAYAFAERERANRGLEAEIDLVTGGTDPADHVHEEVVDAMADAGFDLSDRTPREVTFEEVRDADYVITMGCSAEDVCPAGWAGENRDWDLDDPDGRSPEDVARIRDESRERVADLFDELAA